A DNA window from Gemmatimonadaceae bacterium contains the following coding sequences:
- the rplU gene encoding 50S ribosomal protein L21, with protein sequence MAYAIIRSGGKQFRAESGKTLRIPSLPGDAGSKVMFNDVILGSDGDKTLVGVPALKGASVAAEIVKHGRDKKIVVFKMKRRKNYAKKQGHRQGFTEVRIGDITLG encoded by the coding sequence ATGGCATACGCAATCATCCGTAGCGGCGGCAAGCAGTTCCGCGCCGAGTCGGGCAAGACACTCAGAATTCCCAGCCTGCCGGGTGACGCTGGCTCGAAGGTCATGTTCAACGACGTGATCCTCGGATCCGACGGGGACAAGACGCTCGTCGGCGTTCCGGCGCTCAAGGGCGCTTCGGTGGCGGCCGAGATCGTGAAGCACGGCCGCGACAAGAAGATCGTCGTCTTCAAGATGAAGCGGCGCAAGAACTACGCAAAGAAGCAGGGTCACCGCCAAGGCTTCACCGAAGTCCGTATCGGCGACATCACGCTCGGATAA
- the rpmA gene encoding 50S ribosomal protein L27 produces MAHKKGVGSSRNGRDSNPQYRGVKKFGGEKVIAGNIIVRQCGTKWHPGRNVGLGTDFTIYALIDGFVKFEHKNRTRFKVSVYPAQQETETAA; encoded by the coding sequence ATGGCACACAAAAAGGGCGTCGGCTCGTCCAGAAACGGGCGCGACAGCAATCCACAGTACCGCGGCGTGAAGAAGTTCGGTGGTGAGAAGGTGATCGCCGGCAACATCATCGTTCGCCAGTGCGGCACCAAGTGGCACCCGGGTCGCAATGTCGGCCTCGGTACCGACTTCACGATCTACGCGCTCATTGACGGCTTCGTGAAGTTCGAGCACAAGAACCGCACGCGCTTCAAGGTCAGCGTCTATCCCGCTCAGCAGGAGACGGAAACCGCGGCGTAA